One stretch of Sinomonas terrae DNA includes these proteins:
- the istB gene encoding IS21-like element helper ATPase IstB: MTVTDAAAQAAIGAAARELHLPTVRAEAARLAEIAVRERQSHLAFLAELLSAEVDDRSSRRRARRIAEARFPRLKRLAEFNVDAVPTIQAATLASLAGGNYMDAGEPIVLLGDSGTGKSHLLIGLGLAACEQGRKVRYVTTAQLVNELVEAADERQLSRVVGRYGRLDLLLLDELGYVQIDPRGAELLFQIITEREERASIGIATNLPFSEWGSVFPDPRLVAAIVDRVTFNAHILETGTDSYRLRTSRTSMSTVMEFPGSGVDRVTEFPL, translated from the coding sequence ACCGTCACCGACGCCGCAGCACAGGCGGCCATAGGCGCCGCCGCACGCGAACTGCACCTGCCCACCGTCCGCGCCGAAGCCGCCCGGCTCGCCGAGATCGCAGTGCGCGAGAGACAGAGTCACTTGGCATTCCTCGCCGAGCTCCTCTCGGCCGAGGTCGATGACCGCTCCAGCCGCCGCCGGGCCCGCCGCATCGCCGAAGCCAGATTCCCCCGCCTGAAGCGGCTGGCCGAGTTCAACGTCGATGCCGTCCCCACCATCCAGGCAGCCACCCTCGCGTCCCTGGCCGGCGGGAACTACATGGACGCCGGCGAACCGATCGTGCTGCTCGGCGACTCCGGCACCGGCAAGAGCCACCTGCTCATCGGCCTCGGGCTCGCGGCCTGCGAGCAAGGACGCAAGGTCCGCTACGTCACCACCGCCCAGCTGGTCAACGAGCTCGTCGAAGCCGCGGACGAACGCCAGCTCTCCCGCGTCGTCGGCCGCTACGGACGCCTCGACCTGCTCCTGCTGGACGAACTCGGTTACGTCCAGATCGACCCCCGCGGAGCCGAGCTGCTGTTCCAGATCATCACCGAACGCGAAGAACGGGCAAGCATCGGCATCGCCACCAACCTTCCCTTCAGCGAATGGGGCTCCGTCTTCCCCGACCCAAGGCTCGTCGCCGCCATCGTCGACCGCGTCACCTTCAACGCCCACATCCTCGAAACCGGCACCGACTCATACCGCCTCCGAACCAGCAGGACCTCGATGTCGACGGTCATGGAATTCCCCGGTTCAGGGGTTGATCGCGTCACGGAATTCCCACTCTGA
- a CDS encoding IS256 family transposase encodes MIDPVTGEIIDQKELAESLLEQAREQGVSLVGPGGLLAGLTKSVLETALEAEITEHLGHERHGAAEGTNVRNGTRSKTVLTEVGPVQIEVPRDREGTFEPQIVKKRKRRLDGIDEIVLSLSARGLTTGEIAAHFEEVYGAAVSKDTISRITEKVAGEMAEWSNRPLDRVYPVVFIDAIHVKVRDGQVRNKPFYVVLGVTVNGERDILGIWAGDGGEGAKFWLGVLTEIKNRGVEDVCIAVCDGLKGLPDAITAVWERATVQTCIIHLIRNTFRYASRQRWDELAKDLKPVYTAPTEAAARERFGEFESKWGTEYPAIARLWRSAWTEFAPFLDWDVEIRRVVCSTNAIESLNARYRRAVRARGHFPNDAAALKCLYLVTRSLDPTGRGRARWATRWKPALNAFAIAFEGRIN; translated from the coding sequence ATGATCGATCCCGTGACGGGAGAGATCATCGATCAGAAGGAGCTCGCGGAGTCGCTGCTGGAGCAGGCGCGCGAGCAGGGCGTGAGCCTGGTGGGCCCGGGCGGGCTGCTGGCCGGGCTGACCAAGAGCGTGCTGGAGACCGCGCTCGAAGCCGAGATCACCGAGCACCTCGGCCACGAGAGGCACGGCGCCGCGGAGGGCACGAACGTGCGCAACGGGACCCGCTCGAAGACCGTGCTCACCGAGGTCGGGCCGGTCCAGATCGAGGTCCCGCGGGACCGGGAGGGAACGTTCGAGCCGCAGATCGTCAAGAAGCGCAAACGCCGCCTGGACGGGATCGACGAGATCGTCCTGTCCCTGAGCGCCCGCGGCCTGACAACGGGCGAGATCGCCGCGCACTTCGAGGAGGTCTACGGCGCCGCAGTCTCCAAGGACACCATCAGCCGGATCACCGAGAAGGTCGCCGGGGAGATGGCCGAGTGGTCCAACCGGCCGCTGGACCGCGTCTACCCGGTGGTGTTCATCGACGCGATCCACGTCAAGGTCCGCGACGGGCAGGTGCGCAACAAGCCGTTCTACGTCGTCCTCGGCGTGACGGTAAACGGCGAACGCGACATCCTCGGGATCTGGGCCGGGGACGGCGGGGAGGGCGCGAAGTTCTGGCTCGGGGTCCTGACCGAGATCAAGAACCGCGGCGTGGAGGACGTGTGCATCGCCGTCTGCGACGGGCTCAAGGGCCTCCCGGACGCGATCACCGCCGTCTGGGAGCGGGCCACCGTCCAGACCTGCATCATCCACCTGATCCGCAACACCTTCCGCTACGCGTCGCGCCAGCGCTGGGACGAGCTCGCCAAGGACCTCAAGCCCGTCTACACCGCCCCGACCGAGGCCGCGGCCCGGGAGCGCTTCGGGGAGTTCGAGTCCAAGTGGGGCACCGAATACCCTGCCATCGCCCGGCTCTGGCGCAGCGCGTGGACCGAGTTCGCCCCGTTCCTGGACTGGGACGTGGAGATCCGCCGCGTGGTCTGCTCGACCAACGCGATCGAGTCCCTCAACGCCCGCTACCGCCGCGCGGTCAGGGCCAGAGGCCACTTCCCCAATGACGCAGCAGCGCTGAAGTGCCTCTACCTCGTCACCCGGTCCCTTGACCCGACCGGACGAGGCAGGGCACGCTGGGCCACACGCTGGAAGCCGGCACTGAACGCCTTCGCGATCGCCTTCGAAGGTCGAATCAACTAA
- the istA gene encoding IS21 family transposase, translating to MDLVELFMHWDAGRSKSELAVSLGMDRKTVAKYLAPAEAEGLEPGLGLSAGEWRDMVAGWFPSVVDGRLRQITWPQYDARIDWVRGQLAAGVAGAVMHQRLVDEEGVGGSVRSFQRWLAATLPEEVAAARGKARATVLKPPSAPGELGEVDYGMMGHWRDPATGKGHRVWAFIFTLPFSKQPFVYPVTRMDQAAWNDAHVAAFEFLGGTPRRIVPDNLLTGVIAPDLYDPKLNRAYAELAAHYGALVDPARSGRPKDKPHVERMVQYVRGSFWAGRSFTSMAQMRAEAARWAREVAGNRKPRALAGDRPWEVLERLERPHLVPLPPRRLEAAAWAVAKVGPDCHASVKGVLYSIPHLHIGVRLDVRITATTVEFHREGVVVKSHPRIAKGRQTDLGDYPKAAGLFLTRDAPWCREHAAAIGPATAELVNELLAEPGLHRIRAAQRIVGLADTHTPAQIETACAAATAAGDPTLRTVRGLLAAGVTVLPRRPNGDNGAGAHLRGPEAFTAS from the coding sequence TTGGATCTGGTCGAGTTGTTCATGCACTGGGACGCTGGCCGCTCGAAGAGCGAGCTCGCGGTGTCGTTGGGCATGGACCGGAAGACGGTGGCGAAGTATCTGGCTCCGGCCGAGGCCGAAGGCCTCGAGCCGGGACTCGGGCTGAGCGCCGGGGAGTGGCGGGACATGGTCGCGGGATGGTTCCCCTCGGTGGTGGACGGGAGGCTGCGGCAGATCACCTGGCCCCAGTACGACGCCCGGATCGACTGGGTCCGCGGCCAGCTCGCAGCGGGTGTGGCTGGGGCGGTGATGCACCAGCGGCTCGTCGACGAGGAGGGAGTGGGCGGCTCGGTGCGCTCATTCCAACGGTGGCTGGCGGCGACCCTGCCCGAAGAGGTCGCGGCCGCGCGGGGGAAGGCCAGGGCCACGGTCCTGAAGCCTCCGTCGGCTCCGGGCGAGCTCGGCGAGGTCGACTACGGGATGATGGGGCACTGGCGGGACCCGGCCACGGGCAAGGGCCATCGGGTCTGGGCGTTCATCTTCACCCTGCCGTTCTCCAAGCAGCCCTTCGTCTATCCCGTGACGCGGATGGACCAGGCCGCGTGGAACGACGCCCACGTTGCCGCATTCGAGTTCCTGGGGGGCACGCCCCGGCGGATCGTGCCGGACAACCTGCTCACCGGGGTGATCGCCCCGGACCTCTACGACCCGAAGCTCAACCGTGCCTATGCCGAGCTCGCTGCCCACTACGGGGCCCTGGTCGACCCGGCCCGCTCCGGCAGGCCCAAGGACAAGCCCCATGTGGAGCGGATGGTCCAGTACGTGCGCGGCTCGTTCTGGGCCGGGAGGTCCTTCACGTCGATGGCGCAGATGCGCGCCGAAGCGGCCCGCTGGGCACGGGAGGTCGCAGGGAACCGGAAGCCGAGGGCCTTGGCGGGGGACCGGCCCTGGGAGGTGCTCGAACGCCTCGAGCGCCCGCATCTGGTGCCCCTTCCGCCCCGTCGGCTCGAGGCCGCCGCATGGGCGGTGGCGAAAGTCGGGCCGGACTGCCATGCCTCGGTCAAGGGCGTCCTCTACTCGATCCCGCACCTGCATATCGGGGTCCGTCTGGATGTGCGGATCACGGCGACCACGGTCGAATTCCACCGGGAGGGGGTGGTCGTGAAGTCCCATCCCCGGATCGCCAAAGGCCGTCAGACCGATCTCGGCGACTACCCCAAGGCCGCGGGCCTGTTCCTGACCCGTGACGCCCCCTGGTGCCGGGAGCACGCCGCGGCGATCGGCCCCGCCACGGCCGAGCTCGTCAACGAGCTCCTCGCCGAGCCGGGGCTGCACCGGATCCGTGCAGCGCAGCGCATCGTCGGCCTCGCCGACACCCACACACCAGCCCAGATCGAAACAGCATGTGCTGCGGCGACCGCTGCCGGAGACCCGACACTTCGCACCGTCCGGGGCCTGCTCGCGGCCGGAGTCACGGTCCTGCCCAGGCGGCCGAACGGCGACAACGGCGCCGGAGCCCACCTCCGGGGGCCAGAGGCCTTCACGGCCAGCTGA
- the istB gene encoding IS21-like element helper ATPase IstB: protein MTADNTPMHAPADRTQLASSLRALHLSGMLASLENRLAQAAEGQLGHLDFLQALCLDEINRRDSAALERRTRAAKFEIDARFENFDFTADPGIPSARIRDLANVEWVKAGQHLIISGPVGSGKTHVATALGHQAIRAGAACRFTKTSRMLADLAGGHADGSWGKRLRAYTKPELLILDDFAMREFTPAQGDDIYEIVTDRAARSIIVTTNRDPKDWYPLFPNAVVAESLFDRLVNNAHSLPINAPSYRRRRRPKPTS from the coding sequence ATGACAGCCGACAACACCCCCATGCACGCCCCCGCTGACCGGACCCAGCTCGCCAGCTCGCTGCGCGCGCTGCACCTCTCGGGCATGCTGGCCTCTCTGGAGAACAGGCTCGCCCAGGCCGCAGAAGGCCAACTCGGGCACCTGGACTTCCTCCAGGCCCTCTGCCTGGACGAGATCAACCGCCGCGACAGTGCTGCCCTCGAGCGCCGCACGCGGGCTGCGAAGTTCGAGATCGACGCCCGGTTCGAGAACTTCGACTTCACGGCAGACCCCGGAATCCCCTCAGCCCGGATCCGGGACCTGGCAAATGTCGAGTGGGTCAAAGCCGGACAGCATCTGATAATTTCCGGCCCCGTCGGGTCCGGGAAGACCCACGTGGCCACCGCGCTCGGCCACCAGGCCATCCGGGCCGGCGCAGCATGCCGGTTCACCAAGACCTCAAGGATGCTCGCCGACCTCGCCGGCGGCCACGCCGATGGGAGCTGGGGCAAACGCCTGCGCGCCTACACCAAGCCCGAGCTCCTCATCCTGGACGACTTCGCAATGCGTGAGTTCACCCCAGCCCAGGGCGATGACATCTACGAGATCGTCACCGACCGGGCCGCACGCTCGATCATCGTCACGACGAACAGGGACCCGAAGGACTGGTACCCCCTGTTCCCCAACGCGGTCGTTGCCGAGTCTCTATTCGACCGCCTCGTGAACAACGCCCACAGCCTGCCCATCAACGCCCCCTCATACCGGAGACGACGACGGCCCAAACCCACCAGCTAG
- a CDS encoding DUF6188 family protein gives MPTDDNDEAQDDPRLEHQLDILKSRRLSQFAIAINGLRLAFWGEDAASIAREIFIEHPTISIALKNEPDTTHDWNHPVVATALLTCLDKTLTDITLTGGKLTLSFANGVVVTADPDDQYKSWQINSGDGLLVVCMPGGELAIWYPADR, from the coding sequence GTGCCCACTGATGACAATGACGAGGCTCAAGACGATCCGCGGCTCGAGCACCAACTGGACATCCTGAAGTCCCGGCGGCTCTCTCAGTTCGCTATCGCGATCAACGGCCTCCGCCTTGCCTTCTGGGGAGAAGACGCAGCTTCAATCGCTCGGGAGATCTTCATCGAACACCCGACGATCAGCATCGCTCTGAAGAACGAGCCAGACACGACTCACGACTGGAACCACCCAGTCGTCGCCACGGCCTTGCTGACGTGCCTCGACAAAACCCTCACGGACATCACTCTGACGGGTGGCAAGCTGACACTCAGCTTCGCCAACGGCGTGGTGGTGACCGCTGATCCCGATGATCAATACAAGTCCTGGCAGATCAACTCGGGCGACGGACTCCTCGTCGTCTGCATGCCCGGCGGCGAACTCGCGATCTGGTATCCAGCCGACCGCTGA